In Halobaculum rubrum, the following are encoded in one genomic region:
- a CDS encoding amidohydrolase: MTDTLAVTDGRVLTPEFDVIRADVLIDADAGEILEVGPDLAGDADGTLDATDSLVMPGLVNAHGHATMTLLRGYADDKALEDWLQEDIWPAEAELTPEDVAVGTRLAAVELIRSGTTAFADMYFHVGEVVEAVREAGLRARVGHGVVTVGKDEEAARDDFAESIAVAEEYDGAADGRVRTAVMPHAPHTVGTEYFEEFVPRVREAGVPLHFHLNETETYLDEIDAEAGVRPTEYADDLGLLAEDTWVAHGVHTDASEIETLAERGTAVAHCPASNMKLASGMAPVQELLDAGVTVALGTDGAASNNDLDLFDEIRDAAMLGKLAADDAAAVDAETAVRMATEGGADALGFDSGRIEAGANADLAVVDLEAVHLTPEHDLVSHLAYAARGSDVRHTVCDGEVLMRDRDVLAFDEADVRERAQDHAEALVARAGE; the protein is encoded by the coding sequence ATGACCGACACACTCGCCGTCACCGACGGGCGCGTGCTCACGCCCGAGTTCGACGTGATCCGCGCCGACGTCCTGATCGACGCCGACGCGGGCGAGATCCTCGAGGTCGGGCCCGACCTCGCCGGCGACGCGGACGGAACGCTCGATGCGACCGACTCGCTCGTGATGCCGGGGCTCGTGAACGCCCACGGCCACGCGACGATGACGCTCCTCCGCGGCTACGCCGACGACAAAGCCCTCGAGGACTGGCTTCAGGAGGACATCTGGCCCGCTGAGGCGGAGCTGACGCCCGAGGACGTGGCCGTCGGCACCCGACTCGCGGCCGTCGAGCTGATCCGGAGCGGAACCACCGCCTTCGCGGACATGTACTTCCACGTCGGCGAGGTCGTCGAGGCGGTCCGCGAGGCCGGCCTCCGCGCCCGCGTCGGCCACGGCGTCGTCACCGTCGGCAAGGACGAGGAGGCCGCACGCGACGACTTCGCCGAGTCGATCGCGGTCGCCGAGGAGTACGACGGCGCCGCCGACGGCCGGGTCCGGACGGCGGTGATGCCGCACGCGCCCCACACCGTCGGCACCGAGTACTTCGAGGAGTTCGTCCCGAGAGTCCGCGAGGCCGGCGTCCCGCTGCACTTCCACCTGAACGAGACCGAGACCTACCTCGACGAGATCGACGCCGAGGCGGGCGTCCGACCGACCGAGTACGCCGACGACCTCGGCCTGCTCGCCGAGGACACGTGGGTCGCCCACGGCGTCCACACCGACGCCTCGGAGATCGAGACGCTCGCCGAGCGCGGCACCGCCGTCGCCCACTGCCCGGCCTCGAACATGAAGCTCGCGTCCGGGATGGCGCCGGTACAGGAGCTGCTCGACGCGGGCGTGACCGTCGCGCTCGGCACCGACGGCGCCGCCTCGAACAACGACCTCGACCTCTTCGACGAGATCCGCGACGCCGCCATGCTCGGCAAACTCGCGGCCGACGACGCCGCTGCGGTCGACGCCGAGACCGCCGTCCGGATGGCGACCGAGGGCGGCGCCGACGCGCTCGGCTTCGACTCCGGCCGGATCGAGGCGGGCGCGAACGCCGATCTCGCCGTCGTCGACCTCGAGGCCGTCCACCTGACGCCCGAACACGACCTCGTCTCGCATCTCGCGTACGCCGCCCGCGGGAGCGACGTGCGCCACACGGTGTGTGACGGCGAGGTGCTGATGCGCGACCGCGACGTGCTCGCCTTCGACGAGGCGGACGTGCGCGAGCGAGCGCAGGACCACGCCGAGGCGCTCGTCGCGCGCGCTGGAGAGTAA
- a CDS encoding archaellin/type IV pilin N-terminal domain-containing protein — translation MFEFITDEEERGQVGIGTLIVFIAMVLVAAIAAGVLINTAGFLQSKSQETGQQSSKQVSDRVQEVATVGNVDSNGEIDIVNVTVTQAPGAGEIDIQNATVTWIGPTGTYQLVSTTDNYDNQKPANQEFSYSSVKDADDSGSVLNDADDRLKLVFDISTYAGTDNNLGEGEEVTIKVNTMAGATTEIRFTVPESLGNKEAVEL, via the coding sequence ATGTTCGAGTTCATTACGGACGAGGAAGAGCGCGGGCAGGTGGGTATCGGGACGCTCATCGTGTTCATCGCGATGGTACTCGTGGCGGCGATCGCCGCGGGCGTTCTCATCAACACCGCCGGCTTCCTCCAGAGCAAGTCGCAGGAAACGGGTCAACAGAGCAGCAAGCAGGTCAGCGACCGGGTTCAGGAAGTCGCCACCGTCGGCAACGTTGACAGCAATGGGGAAATCGACATCGTCAACGTGACCGTGACGCAGGCACCCGGTGCCGGCGAGATCGACATCCAGAACGCGACCGTCACCTGGATCGGCCCGACTGGAACCTACCAGTTGGTCTCAACAACAGATAATTACGACAACCAGAAGCCCGCCAATCAAGAGTTCTCCTACTCCAGCGTTAAAGACGCCGATGACTCGGGCAGCGTCCTCAACGACGCGGATGACCGACTAAAACTCGTGTTCGACATCAGTACGTACGCGGGCACCGATAATAACCTCGGCGAGGGTGAGGAAGTGACGATCAAGGTCAACACGATGGCCGGCGCGACCACGGAGATCCGGTTCACCGTGCCCGAGTCGCTCGGGAACAAGGAAGCCGTCGAGCTGTAA
- a CDS encoding nucleoside recognition protein, giving the protein MDAVGAALRADSLQISADPVSVLVNLFPLVVDAVARVARIAVLIAVGVFLANVAVEFGLVERIAGFSRYLTGPANLPDEAGTAIVTTAASTTAGYGMLADFRESGRLSDRATMVAVVINTFFGFVQHLFTFYVPVVIPILGRETGVLYVGTRGAIALGITFTGVLAGALLLRGEARARPDAETVREATDGGATSADPGGAPDPDGADGPEDSDGDGELRDELAAAAESTWSTLRRIVPRLAVVYVLVTVLVARVDLQALSSDVAGPFAEVVGLPAAVVPAIVVFVFDTTAGAAAFAPLIGSTLTPEQAVAGLLIGGIVSFAFSTFKRSIPFQYGVWGPEFGSKVIAVNTALKVVFISLALVVFLA; this is encoded by the coding sequence ATGGACGCCGTCGGCGCCGCACTCCGTGCGGACTCCCTCCAGATCTCCGCGGACCCCGTTTCGGTTCTCGTGAACCTCTTCCCGCTCGTCGTCGACGCGGTAGCGCGGGTCGCGCGCATCGCGGTGCTCATCGCCGTCGGGGTGTTCCTCGCGAACGTCGCCGTCGAGTTCGGGCTCGTCGAACGGATCGCGGGGTTCTCGCGATACCTCACCGGCCCGGCGAACCTCCCGGACGAGGCCGGCACCGCCATCGTCACGACCGCGGCGTCGACGACCGCGGGCTACGGCATGCTCGCGGACTTCCGCGAGTCCGGTCGCCTGTCCGACCGCGCGACGATGGTCGCCGTCGTCATCAACACGTTCTTCGGCTTCGTCCAGCACCTGTTCACGTTCTACGTTCCCGTCGTCATCCCCATCCTCGGCCGCGAGACCGGCGTGCTGTACGTCGGCACCCGTGGGGCCATCGCGCTCGGGATCACGTTCACCGGGGTGCTCGCGGGCGCGCTATTGCTTCGCGGCGAGGCGCGGGCTCGTCCGGACGCCGAGACGGTCCGGGAGGCGACCGACGGCGGGGCGACCTCCGCGGATCCCGGCGGCGCCCCGGACCCGGACGGCGCCGACGGCCCGGAGGACTCTGACGGTGACGGGGAGCTCCGCGACGAACTGGCGGCGGCCGCCGAGTCGACGTGGTCGACGCTCCGCCGGATCGTGCCGCGGCTCGCGGTCGTGTACGTGCTCGTCACGGTGCTCGTGGCTCGCGTGGACCTCCAGGCGCTGTCGAGCGACGTCGCCGGACCGTTCGCCGAGGTCGTCGGCCTGCCAGCGGCGGTGGTGCCCGCGATCGTCGTGTTCGTGTTCGACACGACCGCGGGGGCGGCGGCGTTCGCCCCGCTCATCGGCTCGACGCTGACGCCCGAACAGGCGGTCGCCGGACTGCTGATCGGCGGGATCGTCTCGTTCGCGTTCTCGACGTTCAAGCGCTCGATCCCGTTCCAGTACGGCGTTTGGGGGCCGGAGTTCGGATCGAAGGTGATCGCGGTGAACACGGCGCTGAAGGTGGTGTTCATCTCGCTCGCGCTGGTCGTGTTCCTCGCGTGA
- a CDS encoding 50S ribosomal protein L39e — translation MTKKSKGKKKRLAKLERQNSRVPAWVMMKTDMEVTRNPKRRHWRRSDTDE, via the coding sequence ATGACTAAGAAATCCAAGGGCAAGAAGAAGCGCCTTGCCAAGCTGGAGCGGCAGAACAGCCGCGTGCCGGCGTGGGTGATGATGAAGACCGACATGGAAGTGACCCGTAACCCGAAGCGACGCCACTGGCGGCGCTCGGACACCGACGAGTAA
- a CDS encoding 50S ribosomal protein L31e encodes MSANDFEERVVTIPLREAKQAPSQERGDKAMSLIRAHLAKHFSVDEDGVRLDPAVNETVWARGRQKPPSKVRLRAARFDEDGEVVVEAEPA; translated from the coding sequence ATGAGCGCCAACGACTTCGAGGAGCGCGTCGTCACGATCCCGCTCCGCGAGGCGAAGCAAGCGCCGTCCCAGGAGCGCGGCGACAAGGCGATGTCGCTCATCCGGGCGCACCTGGCGAAGCACTTCTCGGTCGACGAGGACGGCGTTCGCCTCGATCCGGCGGTCAACGAGACCGTCTGGGCGCGCGGGCGCCAGAAGCCGCCGAGCAAGGTTCGCCTGCGCGCGGCTCGCTTCGACGAGGACGGCGAGGTCGTCGTCGAAGCGGAGCCGGCCTGA